One window of the Pseudomonas lurida genome contains the following:
- a CDS encoding FecR domain-containing protein: MTVISSKPVSARVLDAAIAWQLSLDSGDGSAVEREEFDKWLASDEEHARAWRQLGMLDQRFSVASGPARAALLQSREGIRQRVRKLGSGLASIALVIGLALFAGERYVPIHYWLADQRTATGEQRTLKLADGTLINLNTHSAIDVRFDEKRRLIVLQEGEILVETGHNDARPFYVTTRDGSLRALGTRFIVKREDDATRLSVLQSAVAAQPEALRQEQIFKEGQQVLMRSDGLGPALAVTPATDAWTRGMLVVDNARLGEVVAELSRYRTGYLGVDKNVADLRITGSFPLHDTTLALNALLPTLPVQIEQHTPWWVMVKGKP, from the coding sequence GTGACGGTGATCAGCTCCAAACCGGTTTCGGCCCGTGTACTGGATGCAGCCATCGCGTGGCAACTGTCCCTCGATTCGGGCGATGGCAGCGCGGTTGAGCGCGAAGAATTCGATAAGTGGCTGGCCAGCGATGAAGAACATGCCCGCGCCTGGCGCCAGCTGGGCATGCTTGACCAGCGTTTCAGCGTGGCCTCGGGCCCGGCGCGGGCCGCGTTATTGCAATCACGTGAAGGTATTCGCCAGCGCGTGCGCAAGCTGGGCAGTGGCCTGGCGAGCATTGCACTGGTCATTGGCCTGGCGCTGTTTGCCGGTGAGCGTTATGTGCCGATCCACTATTGGCTGGCTGATCAACGCACCGCCACGGGTGAGCAGCGCACGCTGAAGCTGGCGGACGGCACGCTGATCAATCTCAATACCCACAGTGCTATCGACGTGCGCTTTGATGAAAAACGCCGGCTGATTGTGTTGCAGGAAGGCGAGATCCTGGTGGAGACCGGCCACAACGACGCACGCCCCTTCTATGTAACAACCCGCGATGGCAGCCTGCGGGCGCTGGGCACACGGTTTATCGTCAAGCGCGAAGACGACGCCACGCGCTTGAGCGTGCTGCAATCGGCCGTGGCCGCCCAGCCCGAGGCGCTGCGCCAGGAGCAGATCTTCAAGGAAGGCCAGCAAGTGCTGATGCGCAGCGACGGCCTCGGCCCTGCGCTTGCCGTCACCCCCGCCACCGACGCCTGGACCCGCGGCATGCTGGTGGTGGACAACGCCCGCCTGGGCGAGGTGGTCGCGGAGCTCAGCCGTTACCGCACCGGTTACCTGGGCGTGGATAAAAACGTGGCTGACCTGCGCATTACCGGCAGCTTCCCACTGCATGACACCACCCTGGCACTGAACGCGCTGCTGCCCACCCTGCCGGTGCAGATCGAGCAGCACACGCCGTGGTGGGTGATGGTCAAGGGCAAGCCTTAG
- a CDS encoding TonB-dependent siderophore receptor, with protein MSRTLDTLLRPSLLAVAIALSAPLASTSLIAAEQASSVRAYNLPAAPLASTLNQIASQGGLALTLSPALAAGKTSAPVQGQFDAPGALREALRGTGLQLEQSSAGTYTLVAVPEGVVALPTTSITGQDSYESAWGPVDGYLAKRTAAGTKTDTSLVEAPRSISVATREQMQDRNVQNLDDAVKYMPGIVSSSYGSDTRYDWMRVRGFEPTQFLDGLPLPRGVYANPKAETWNLDRLALLRGPASSVYGQTPPGGLLDMVSRRPSAESSNAVQVQYGSDNYRQINFASTGKIDDEGQFLYGLSGVVRDAGTQVDHIDNKRYNIAPSLTWNIDPDTKLTFLSQFTRDDTGTTSQFMPIQGTKIKSPLGDVSHHKNLGDPDYEFYDRTYYALGYAFEHRFNDTWQFKQNLRYTKSELDFQQLTVGSYAFSPANAAGDITRSTTNVNESIGQFAVDNNFQADFATGDITHTLLLGLDHQRTDTTYRAIYGTASNINIFNPINTQPTLRPTGVRPFYDYNQKTVQTGLYAQDQMALDNWRLTLGGREDWVHQGTTYFNDNDATNTDRVKHFSGNAALSYVFDSGFVPYLSYAESFQPASNADTNATKTFKPTEGKQWEMGVKYQPPGSNTLLSAAVYDLTQKNVQVTTLGAGGQQINSQTGEVKVKGLELEAVSDVTENLKVIAAYTLAKSEVQKGIYKGNRLTLMPNQQASLWTDYTWHTGILDGFGIGFGARYTGNTYGDQANTWLGKANAYTIFDGAVHYDLGRLDNSLKGASVKLNATNLFNKDYLSTCDGNYCYFGDQRSVVASATYQW; from the coding sequence ATGTCCCGCACGCTAGACACTCTGTTGCGCCCCAGCCTGTTAGCCGTGGCCATTGCCCTCAGCGCCCCGCTGGCCAGCACCTCGCTGATCGCCGCCGAACAAGCGTCCAGCGTGCGCGCCTACAACCTGCCGGCGGCGCCACTGGCCAGCACCCTGAACCAGATTGCCAGCCAGGGCGGCCTGGCACTGACCCTCAGCCCGGCACTCGCCGCAGGCAAGACCTCGGCGCCCGTCCAGGGCCAGTTCGATGCACCGGGTGCGCTGCGTGAGGCATTGCGTGGGACGGGTTTGCAGTTGGAGCAGAGCAGTGCGGGGACTTATACCTTGGTGGCGGTTCCTGAGGGTGTCGTGGCGTTGCCTACCACCAGCATCACGGGCCAGGACAGCTATGAAAGCGCCTGGGGTCCGGTAGACGGCTACCTGGCCAAACGCACCGCCGCGGGCACCAAGACCGACACCTCACTGGTCGAAGCTCCCCGCTCGATCTCCGTCGCCACCCGCGAGCAGATGCAGGACCGCAACGTCCAGAACCTGGATGACGCAGTCAAATACATGCCCGGCATCGTGTCTTCCAGCTACGGCAGCGACACCCGCTACGACTGGATGCGTGTGCGCGGCTTCGAGCCGACCCAGTTCCTCGACGGCCTGCCACTGCCGCGTGGTGTGTATGCCAACCCGAAAGCCGAGACCTGGAACCTCGACCGCCTCGCGCTGCTGCGCGGCCCGGCCTCGTCGGTGTACGGCCAGACTCCGCCGGGTGGCTTGCTGGACATGGTCAGCCGCCGTCCCAGCGCTGAGTCAAGCAATGCCGTCCAGGTGCAATACGGCAGCGACAACTACCGCCAGATCAACTTTGCCAGCACCGGCAAGATCGATGATGAAGGCCAGTTCCTCTATGGCCTCAGCGGCGTGGTGCGCGATGCCGGTACCCAGGTCGACCATATCGACAACAAGCGCTACAACATCGCGCCAAGCCTGACCTGGAACATCGACCCTGATACCAAGCTGACCTTCCTGTCGCAGTTCACCCGCGACGATACCGGCACCACCAGCCAGTTCATGCCGATCCAGGGCACCAAGATCAAATCACCGCTGGGCGACGTGTCCCACCACAAGAATCTGGGCGACCCGGACTACGAGTTCTACGACCGTACTTACTACGCGCTGGGCTATGCGTTCGAACATCGCTTCAACGATACCTGGCAGTTCAAGCAGAACCTGCGCTATACCAAGTCCGAGCTCGACTTCCAGCAATTGACCGTAGGCTCCTATGCATTCTCCCCGGCTAATGCGGCGGGCGATATCACCCGGTCGACCACTAATGTGAATGAAAGCATCGGCCAATTCGCGGTGGACAACAACTTCCAGGCTGACTTCGCCACTGGCGACATCACCCACACGTTGCTGCTCGGCCTGGATCACCAACGCACCGATACCACCTATCGCGCGATCTACGGTACGGCGTCGAATATCAACATCTTCAACCCGATCAACACCCAACCGACGTTGCGCCCAACCGGCGTCCGCCCTTTTTACGACTACAACCAGAAAACCGTGCAAACCGGCCTCTACGCGCAGGACCAGATGGCCCTGGACAACTGGCGCCTGACCTTGGGCGGGCGCGAAGACTGGGTGCATCAGGGCACTACCTACTTCAACGACAACGATGCGACCAACACTGACCGCGTCAAACATTTCAGTGGCAACGCAGCGCTGAGCTACGTATTCGATTCGGGCTTCGTACCGTACTTGTCCTATGCCGAATCATTCCAGCCAGCGAGCAACGCCGATACTAATGCCACCAAGACGTTCAAGCCGACGGAGGGCAAGCAGTGGGAAATGGGCGTCAAGTATCAGCCGCCCGGCTCCAACACACTGTTGAGTGCGGCAGTCTATGACCTCACCCAGAAGAATGTGCAGGTGACCACCCTAGGTGCCGGGGGCCAGCAGATCAACAGCCAGACCGGTGAAGTGAAGGTCAAGGGCCTGGAACTGGAAGCCGTGTCTGACGTGACCGAGAACCTCAAGGTCATCGCCGCCTACACCCTGGCGAAATCCGAGGTGCAAAAAGGCATCTACAAAGGCAACCGCCTGACCTTGATGCCCAACCAGCAAGCCTCGCTGTGGACTGACTACACCTGGCACACCGGCATACTTGATGGCTTCGGCATCGGCTTTGGCGCCCGCTACACCGGTAACACCTATGGCGACCAGGCCAACACCTGGCTGGGCAAGGCCAATGCCTACACGATATTCGACGGTGCGGTTCACTACGACCTGGGTCGCCTGGACAACAGCCTGAAGGGTGCTTCGGTGAAGTTGAACGCCACCAACCTGTTCAACAAGGACTACCTTTCTACCTGTGATGGCAACTACTGCTACTTCGGCGACCAACGCAGCGTTGTCGCCAGCGCCACCTACCAGTGGTAA
- a CDS encoding PepSY-associated TM helix domain-containing protein, which produces MKSKTIRRWSFIHTWTSLICTVFLLLLALTGLPLVFHHEIDHLLGNEPQLAQMPADTPQLNLEQLVAKAQAHRPGEAMQYLAWDEDDKNGVIAIMAATAGTEPNASHTFMLDARTGEAVEMPSANGGFTLFLLRLHVDMFAGLPGKLLLAFMGVLFVLAIISGTVLYLPFMRRLKFATVRQDKSTRLRWLDLHNLIGVVTLTWALVVGVTGVISACADLIIAAWRQDSLSAMIEPYKNAPPLTQRAPATELLAIAAKAAPGMAPDFIAFPGTRFSSEHHYAVFMKGSTHLTSHLLTPVLIDASNLAVTAIAERPWYMDAMGMSQPLHFGDYGGMPMKILWAVLDVLTIIVLVSGIYLWIMRRKAGKA; this is translated from the coding sequence ATGAAAAGCAAAACCATCCGCCGCTGGTCCTTTATCCACACGTGGACCAGCCTGATCTGCACGGTATTCCTGCTGCTGCTCGCCCTCACCGGCCTGCCGCTGGTGTTCCATCACGAGATCGATCATCTGCTGGGCAACGAGCCGCAATTGGCGCAGATGCCCGCCGACACCCCACAGCTCAACCTGGAACAGCTGGTGGCGAAGGCTCAGGCCCATCGCCCCGGCGAGGCCATGCAGTACCTGGCCTGGGACGAAGACGACAAAAACGGCGTGATCGCGATCATGGCCGCCACCGCCGGCACCGAACCCAACGCGTCCCACACCTTCATGCTGGATGCGCGCACCGGCGAAGCGGTCGAGATGCCGTCTGCCAATGGCGGATTCACCCTGTTCCTGCTGCGGCTGCATGTGGATATGTTCGCCGGCCTGCCGGGCAAGTTGTTGCTGGCCTTCATGGGGGTTCTGTTTGTATTGGCGATTATCTCGGGCACGGTGCTGTACCTGCCGTTCATGCGCCGATTGAAATTCGCCACCGTGCGCCAGGACAAATCCACCCGCCTGCGCTGGCTCGACCTGCATAACCTGATCGGCGTGGTCACCCTGACCTGGGCATTGGTAGTGGGCGTGACCGGCGTGATCAGCGCCTGCGCCGACCTGATCATCGCGGCTTGGCGCCAGGACAGCCTCAGTGCAATGATCGAGCCGTATAAAAACGCTCCGCCCCTGACCCAGCGCGCGCCAGCCACCGAGCTGCTGGCAATTGCCGCCAAGGCCGCACCGGGCATGGCGCCAGACTTTATTGCCTTCCCCGGCACGCGCTTTTCCAGCGAACACCATTACGCCGTGTTCATGAAGGGCAGTACCCACTTGACCTCGCACCTGCTCACGCCGGTATTGATCGACGCCAGTAACCTGGCTGTCACCGCCATCGCCGAACGGCCGTGGTACATGGACGCCATGGGCATGTCCCAACCGCTGCACTTCGGTGACTACGGCGGCATGCCGATGAAGATCCTCTGGGCGGTGTTGGATGTGTTGACCATCATCGTGCTGGTGAGCGGGATCTACCTGTGGATCATGCGACGCAAGGCAGGCAAGGCATGA
- a CDS encoding glutathione S-transferase family protein, which translates to MSAPSMTLFHNPASPFVRKVRVLLAETGQQDRVALHGCMPTPVNPDAHVVQGNPVGKIPALRLADGSVLHDSRVILDYFDHQHVGNPLIPRDGSARWRRLTLASMADGIMDAAVLVRYETALRPAQKHWDQWLDEQRNKIRRSLAELEADAIAELASHFDIAAISVACALGYLDFRHPDMQWRSDNPQLAAWYAEVSQRPSMLETQPPV; encoded by the coding sequence ATGTCCGCTCCCAGCATGACCTTGTTCCACAACCCCGCTTCACCGTTCGTTCGCAAGGTGCGCGTGTTGCTGGCTGAAACCGGCCAGCAGGACCGCGTCGCCCTGCACGGCTGCATGCCGACCCCGGTCAATCCGGATGCACACGTGGTGCAAGGCAACCCCGTGGGCAAGATCCCGGCCTTGCGCCTGGCCGACGGCAGCGTGCTGCACGACAGCCGGGTGATCCTCGATTACTTCGACCACCAGCACGTCGGTAACCCGCTGATCCCTCGCGACGGCTCGGCCCGCTGGCGCCGCCTGACCCTGGCCTCGATGGCCGACGGCATCATGGACGCCGCCGTACTGGTGCGTTACGAGACAGCCCTGCGCCCAGCGCAAAAGCACTGGGACCAATGGCTGGACGAGCAGCGCAACAAGATCCGTCGAAGCCTCGCTGAATTGGAAGCCGACGCCATTGCCGAACTGGCCAGCCACTTCGACATCGCCGCCATCAGCGTGGCCTGCGCCCTGGGCTACCTCGACTTCCGCCATCCGGATATGCAATGGCGCTCGGATAACCCGCAGCTTGCCGCCTGGTACGCCGAGGTCAGCCAGCGACCTTCGATGCTGGAAACCCAGCCGCCCGTGTGA
- the creD gene encoding cell envelope integrity protein CreD, with protein MNRSLLFKLGAIALLILLLLIPLLMINGIIADRQLTRDTVLEDIARSSSYSQRLTGPVMVVPYRKTVREWKLNEKLNKRYEVTREERGRLYFLPDRFELDGQVQTELRARGIYQARLFHADNRISGRFELPAQLGITEDFSDYRFEPAFLAVGISDIRGIENALTLELGSQRLEFEPGSQVDWLGEGVHVALPEQDSKKPYVVDFAFDLRLQGTEQLQVVPVGKTSQVSLASNWPHPSFVGNYLPAQREVTDKGFTARWQTSFFSTNLEQALQTCLDKQGCDDFNNRSFGVNFIDPVDQYLKSDRAIKYALLFIALTFAGFFLFEVLKSLAVHPVQYALVGFALAFFYLLLLSLSEHIGFAMAYLLSASACVSLIGFYVCHVLRSVAHGLGFSAGLAALYGLLYGLLSAEDYALLMGSLLLFGLLGTVMVLTRKLDWYGVGKRKATEPLVFDLEAVQ; from the coding sequence ATGAACCGCAGCCTGCTTTTCAAACTTGGCGCCATTGCGCTGCTGATCCTGCTGTTGCTGATTCCGTTGCTGATGATCAACGGCATCATCGCCGACCGCCAGCTCACTCGCGACACTGTATTGGAAGACATTGCCCGCAGTTCCAGTTATAGCCAGCGCCTCACCGGCCCGGTGATGGTGGTGCCGTATCGCAAGACCGTCCGCGAGTGGAAGCTCAATGAAAAGCTCAACAAGCGCTACGAAGTCACCCGTGAAGAGCGCGGTCGCCTGTATTTCCTGCCGGACCGATTTGAGCTCGACGGCCAGGTACAGACCGAACTGCGCGCGCGGGGCATCTACCAGGCGCGGCTGTTCCATGCCGACAACCGCATCAGCGGGCGTTTCGAATTGCCGGCGCAGTTGGGCATCACCGAAGACTTTTCCGACTACCGCTTTGAGCCGGCGTTTCTGGCGGTGGGTATCAGCGATATTCGCGGCATCGAAAACGCGTTGACGCTGGAGCTTGGCAGCCAGCGCCTGGAGTTCGAACCGGGCTCCCAGGTGGACTGGTTGGGGGAGGGCGTGCATGTGGCGCTGCCGGAACAGGACAGCAAAAAGCCCTACGTCGTGGACTTTGCCTTTGACCTGCGCCTGCAAGGCACCGAGCAACTGCAGGTGGTGCCGGTGGGCAAGACCAGCCAGGTGTCACTGGCCTCCAACTGGCCGCACCCAAGCTTTGTCGGCAACTACCTGCCGGCCCAACGGGAGGTGACCGACAAGGGCTTTACCGCCCGCTGGCAGACCTCCTTCTTTTCCACCAACCTTGAGCAGGCCCTGCAAACCTGCCTGGACAAGCAGGGCTGTGACGACTTCAACAACCGCAGCTTTGGCGTGAACTTCATCGACCCGGTGGACCAGTACCTCAAGAGCGACCGCGCGATCAAATATGCGCTGCTGTTCATCGCCCTGACCTTTGCCGGCTTCTTTCTGTTCGAAGTGCTCAAGAGCCTGGCGGTGCACCCGGTCCAGTACGCCTTGGTGGGCTTTGCGCTGGCGTTTTTCTACCTGCTGTTGTTGTCGTTGTCCGAGCACATCGGCTTCGCCATGGCCTATCTCCTCTCTGCCAGTGCCTGCGTGTCGTTGATTGGCTTCTATGTGTGTCACGTGCTGCGCAGTGTGGCCCACGGCCTGGGTTTCTCGGCGGGGTTGGCGGCGTTGTATGGCTTGTTGTACGGGCTGCTGAGTGCCGAGGATTACGCGTTGTTGATGGGCTCGCTGCTGTTGTTCGGCCTGCTGGGCACGGTGATGGTGCTGACGCGCAAACTGGACTGGTATGGCGTGGGCAAGCGCAAGGCCACCGAACCGTTGGTGTTTGACCTGGAGGCGGTGCAATGA
- the creC gene encoding two-component system sensor histidine kinase CreC yields the protein MRLGLRIFLVYALFIGLTGYFVLSTVMKEIRPGVRQSTEETLVDTANLLAEILRDDVKNGTLGQSHWPELLKAYGNRQPGATIWGLPKNQVNHRIYVTDAKGTVLLDSMGEAVGQDYSQWNDVYLTLRGEYGARSTRSELDDPTSSVMHVGAPIRDNGQIIGVVTVAKPNSSLQPYVDRTERRLLWYGAGLVILGLLLGALLSWWLSVALRRLTAYAEAVSEGRRAELPHYRGGELKQLSTAVEHMRTQLEGKAYVEHYVHTLTHELKSPLAAIRGAAELLQGDMTREQQQRFVGNIDSESARLQQLIERLLNLAQVEQRQGLEEQASIGLAAMVDDVLKAQCARIEGAGLHVEQTIAPGVKVYGEPFLLRQALGNLLDNALDFTAPGGLLRFSAQTRHNDVQVSLFNQAAPIPDYALPRLSERFYSLPRPASGRKSTGLGLNFVEEVMKLHGGALQIGNVEGGVQVVLHLHTVSTLPT from the coding sequence ATGCGCCTCGGGCTGCGGATTTTCCTGGTGTATGCGCTGTTTATCGGCCTGACTGGCTACTTTGTGCTCAGCACCGTGATGAAGGAAATCCGTCCCGGAGTGCGCCAGTCCACCGAAGAAACCCTGGTGGACACGGCGAACCTGCTGGCCGAGATCCTGCGCGATGACGTGAAGAACGGCACCCTCGGCCAAAGCCACTGGCCGGAACTGCTCAAGGCCTACGGCAATCGCCAGCCGGGTGCGACCATCTGGGGGCTGCCGAAGAACCAGGTCAACCACCGTATCTACGTGACCGACGCCAAGGGCACGGTGCTGCTCGACTCCATGGGCGAAGCGGTGGGGCAGGATTACTCCCAGTGGAACGATGTGTACCTGACCCTGCGCGGAGAGTACGGCGCGCGCTCCACCCGCAGCGAGCTGGATGACCCCACTTCGTCGGTGATGCACGTCGGTGCGCCGATCCGTGACAACGGCCAGATCATCGGCGTGGTCACCGTGGCCAAGCCGAACAGCTCGTTGCAGCCCTACGTCGACCGCACGGAGCGCCGCCTGCTCTGGTACGGCGCCGGGCTGGTGATTCTGGGCTTGCTGCTGGGCGCGCTGCTGTCGTGGTGGTTGAGTGTTGCCTTGAGACGGCTGACGGCCTATGCCGAAGCGGTCAGCGAGGGCCGGCGCGCCGAGTTGCCCCATTACCGCGGCGGTGAACTCAAGCAGCTCTCCACCGCCGTGGAGCACATGCGCACGCAGCTGGAAGGCAAGGCCTACGTCGAACACTACGTGCACACCCTGACCCACGAATTGAAGAGCCCGCTGGCCGCGATCCGCGGCGCGGCAGAACTGTTGCAGGGCGATATGACCCGCGAACAGCAGCAGCGCTTCGTCGGTAATATCGACAGCGAAAGCGCGCGCTTGCAACAGTTGATCGAGCGCCTGCTGAACCTGGCACAAGTCGAGCAACGCCAGGGCCTTGAAGAGCAGGCCAGTATTGGCTTGGCAGCCATGGTCGATGACGTGCTCAAGGCCCAATGTGCGCGCATCGAAGGCGCCGGGTTGCACGTCGAACAGACGATTGCGCCGGGGGTGAAGGTGTATGGCGAACCCTTCCTGCTACGCCAGGCACTGGGCAACCTGCTGGACAATGCGTTGGACTTCACGGCGCCCGGTGGCCTGCTGAGGTTCAGCGCACAGACACGGCACAACGACGTGCAGGTGAGCCTGTTCAACCAGGCCGCGCCGATCCCCGACTACGCCCTGCCACGCCTGAGCGAGCGTTTCTATTCGCTGCCACGCCCGGCCAGTGGGCGCAAAAGTACTGGCCTGGGCCTCAATTTTGTCGAGGAAGTGATGAAGCTGCATGGCGGCGCGTTGCAGATCGGCAATGTCGAAGGCGGCGTGCAAGTGGTGCTGCATCTCCACACAGTCTCCACATTACCCACATAA
- the creB gene encoding two-component system response regulator CreB: MPHILIVEDEAAIADTLIFALQGEGFTTTWLSLGQEALAHQRQTPADLIILDIGLPDITGFETCKQLRRFSEVPVMFLSARDGEIDRVVGLEIGADDYVVKPFSPREVTARVRAILKRIGPGAAPAVFQVDLERMQITYRGQPLSLTRHEFRLLQSLLEQPERVFSREQLLDAVGVAADAGYERNIDSHIKSLRSKLRSVAADAEPIQTHRGLGYSYSPSNS, translated from the coding sequence ATGCCGCATATCCTGATTGTCGAAGATGAAGCGGCGATAGCCGACACGCTGATATTCGCCCTGCAAGGCGAGGGCTTTACCACCACCTGGCTGAGCCTCGGCCAGGAGGCGCTGGCCCATCAGCGCCAAACCCCGGCCGACCTGATCATCCTCGACATCGGCCTGCCGGACATCACAGGCTTTGAAACCTGCAAGCAACTGCGCCGGTTCAGCGAAGTGCCCGTGATGTTCCTCAGTGCCCGGGATGGCGAGATCGACCGCGTGGTGGGGCTGGAGATCGGCGCCGACGATTATGTGGTCAAGCCCTTCAGCCCACGGGAAGTGACGGCGCGGGTCCGGGCGATCCTCAAGCGGATTGGCCCCGGTGCTGCGCCCGCGGTGTTCCAGGTTGATCTGGAGCGCATGCAGATTACGTATCGCGGCCAGCCTTTGAGCCTCACGCGCCATGAGTTCCGTTTGCTGCAAAGCCTGCTGGAACAACCCGAGCGCGTGTTCAGCCGCGAGCAACTCCTGGACGCGGTAGGCGTGGCGGCGGATGCCGGCTACGAGCGCAATATCGACAGCCATATCAAAAGCCTGCGCAGCAAATTGCGCAGCGTGGCCGCTGATGCCGAGCCGATCCAGACTCATCGTGGCCTCGGCTACAGCTACAGCCCGAGCAACAGCTGA
- a CDS encoding retropepsin-like aspartic peptidase RloA2, giving the protein MKLLFASLALAALPVMAAEPTLYGRYEYIQLPEIGETFKAKMDTGALTASLSARDIETFTRDGDDWVRFRLGGKEASNKVYEHKVSRISKIKSRADEDDDKDEPSVAKRPVVDLEMCLGNVKRTVEVNLTDRSSFNYPLLIGAKALREFGAAVNPARRYTADKPDC; this is encoded by the coding sequence GTGAAACTGCTATTTGCCTCGCTCGCCCTGGCCGCCCTGCCTGTCATGGCCGCCGAACCGACCCTCTACGGTCGCTACGAATACATCCAGTTGCCGGAGATCGGCGAAACCTTCAAGGCCAAGATGGACACTGGCGCGCTGACCGCCTCGCTGTCGGCCCGTGACATCGAGACCTTCACCCGTGACGGCGACGATTGGGTGCGTTTTCGCCTAGGCGGCAAGGAGGCGTCCAACAAAGTCTATGAGCACAAAGTGTCGCGCATCAGCAAAATCAAAAGCCGCGCCGACGAAGACGACGACAAGGACGAACCTTCCGTGGCCAAGCGTCCGGTAGTCGACCTGGAAATGTGTCTGGGCAACGTCAAGCGCACCGTCGAGGTCAACCTGACCGACCGCAGCAGCTTCAACTACCCCTTGCTGATTGGCGCCAAGGCCCTGCGTGAATTCGGCGCTGCGGTAAACCCGGCCCGTCGCTACACTGCTGACAAACCGGACTGCTGA
- a CDS encoding acyltransferase, whose protein sequence is MRRLLTGCFVTLLLLLNTLVLFGPLMVFALLKLVAPGRLRDYMSWAVMWIAETWAEIDKLIFSLCIPTQWDIRGGADLRSDTSYLVISNHQSWVDIPALIQALNRRTPFFKFFLKKELIWVPFLGLAWWALDYPFMKRYTKAFLAKHPELAGQDLKITKEACELFKRQPVTVVNYLEGTRFSEAKRAQQGSPFSRLLKPKAGGVAFVLAALGEQLDAVLDVTVVYPQQKIPGFWDLISGAVPEVIIDIRTRELDPALWQGDYENDPVFRQTVQNWVNQLWTEKDARIEQLRAERL, encoded by the coding sequence ATGCGCCGACTGCTCACCGGCTGTTTTGTCACCCTGCTGCTATTGCTCAACACCTTGGTGCTGTTCGGCCCATTGATGGTGTTTGCCCTGCTCAAGCTGGTGGCCCCCGGTCGCTTGCGTGACTACATGTCATGGGCGGTGATGTGGATCGCCGAAACCTGGGCCGAGATCGACAAGCTGATTTTCTCGCTGTGCATCCCCACCCAATGGGATATTCGCGGCGGCGCCGATTTGCGCAGTGACACGTCTTACCTCGTCATCAGCAACCACCAATCCTGGGTAGACATCCCGGCGCTGATCCAGGCCCTCAACCGGCGCACGCCGTTCTTCAAGTTCTTCCTGAAGAAAGAGCTGATCTGGGTGCCCTTCCTGGGCCTTGCCTGGTGGGCGCTGGATTACCCGTTCATGAAGCGCTACACCAAGGCTTTCCTGGCCAAGCACCCGGAACTCGCGGGGCAGGACTTGAAGATCACCAAAGAGGCCTGCGAGCTGTTCAAGCGCCAGCCGGTGACGGTGGTCAACTACCTGGAAGGTACGCGCTTCAGCGAGGCCAAGCGGGCGCAGCAGGGTTCACCGTTCAGCCGCTTGCTCAAGCCCAAGGCGGGCGGCGTGGCGTTTGTGCTGGCGGCGCTGGGTGAACAACTGGACGCCGTGCTCGACGTGACCGTGGTCTATCCACAGCAGAAAATACCGGGGTTCTGGGATTTGATCAGCGGCGCGGTGCCAGAGGTGATCATTGATATCCGTACCCGCGAGCTGGATCCGGCGTTGTGGCAAGGGGATTACGAGAATGACCCGGTGTTTCGCCAAACCGTCCAGAACTGGGTCAACCAGCTCTGGACGGAGAAGGACGCGCGCATCGAGCAACTGCGCGCGGAGCGTCTTTAA
- a CDS encoding DUF2780 domain-containing protein, which yields MKISRGFALSCLMTLAAGPVFAAGFSLGDAANAIAGMQGGNNKAAAAAPSSETAGLLSALTSQLNITPEQAVGGTGAMLGLAKNKLSGNDYSQLGNSVPGLDQLSGNNALGSLGALSGMLGQAGGSKTSGLDGLLGNVKNTNDLNTAFSALGMDSGMVGQFAPVILQYLGGQGASSSVLGKLAQAWGTGS from the coding sequence ATGAAGATTTCACGCGGTTTCGCCCTTTCCTGCCTGATGACCCTGGCAGCCGGCCCGGTGTTCGCCGCAGGGTTCAGCCTTGGGGACGCGGCCAATGCGATTGCCGGCATGCAGGGTGGTAACAACAAGGCCGCGGCTGCCGCACCGTCGTCCGAGACGGCCGGGTTGCTGAGCGCCCTGACCTCGCAACTGAACATCACCCCCGAACAAGCGGTGGGCGGTACGGGCGCCATGCTGGGCCTGGCCAAGAACAAACTGAGCGGCAACGACTATTCGCAGCTGGGTAATAGCGTGCCGGGCCTTGACCAACTGTCGGGCAACAATGCGTTGGGTAGCCTCGGGGCCTTGAGCGGGATGCTCGGCCAGGCCGGCGGCAGCAAGACCAGCGGCCTCGACGGCCTGTTGGGTAACGTGAAGAACACCAACGACCTGAACACCGCGTTCAGTGCCTTGGGCATGGACAGTGGCATGGTCGGCCAGTTTGCCCCGGTGATCCTGCAATACCTGGGTGGCCAGGGTGCCAGCAGCTCGGTGCTGGGCAAGCTGGCCCAGGCATGGGGCACCGGCAGTTAA